From Gouania willdenowi chromosome 18, fGouWil2.1, whole genome shotgun sequence, one genomic window encodes:
- the LOC114480205 gene encoding uncharacterized protein LOC114480205 encodes MTCAHFVLSLICLLSIAQETCQSSTSSLYQERRLISVNVGDNVTLQCFYQKDDGGNPLFFWYKQPLRQEPKLISTQFAFDRKGTFHDEFKDEIRFTLKNENHSLILTIYNVQVSDSATYYCAKSMHRFHMQFLEGTTVFVKDSNSFFETLVQQSDSETIHPGDSVTLNCTASTGSCDGEPSVYWFKNSEDHHPSLIYTQSDNSDQCERKTNKTQTCVYNLSLNNLNQSNAGTYYCAVTVCGRIVFGNGTKLELKDESNYSVLEYSLGGPLLVTSIIIIILIIFMYKMLKANSSRSTALPATDTEVGFTC; translated from the exons ATGACTTGTGCACACTTTGTCCTCTCTCTGATCTGTTTGCTCAGCATCG cTCAAGAAACCTGTCAATCATCAACCTCGTCTCTGTATCAGGAGAGACGTTTGATTTCAGTTAATGTTGGTGACAATGTAACTCTGCAGTGTTTCTATCAGAAGGATGATGGTGGTAATCCACTATTCTTCTGGTACAAACAGCCTCTGAGGCAGGAACCAAAGCTAATATCTACCCAGTTTGCATTTGACAGAAAAGGAACTTTTCACGATGAGTTTAAGGACGAAATACGCTTTACATTGAAGAATGAAAACCACAGTTTAATCTTAACAATTTACAACGTCCAAGTTTCTGACTCAGCTACTTACTACTGTGCTAAATCTATGCATCGTTTTCACATGCAGTTTTTAGAGGGAACCACAGTTTTTGTAAAAGACTCAAATTCTTTCTTTGAAACTTTGGTCCAACAATCAGACTCTGAGACAAtccatccaggagactcagtTACTCTAAATTGCACAGCATCCACTGGGAGCTGTGATGGAGAACCCAGTGTTTACTGGTTCAAGAACTCTGAGGATCATCATCCAAGTCTCATCTACACCCAAAGTGACAACAGTGATCAGTGTgagaggaaaacaaataaaacacagaccTGTGTCTACAACCTGTCATTGAACAACCTGAATCAGTCTAATGCTGGAACCTACTACTGTGCAGTTACTGTGTGTGGACGCATCGTGTTTGGAAATGGAACCAAACTGGAGCTCAAAG ATGAATCCAACTATTCAGTCTTGGAATATAGCCTGGGTGGACCTTTGCTAGTCACCTCCattataataatcattttaatcattttcatGTACAAGATGCTTAAAGCCAACAGCAGCAGGTCCACAG CTCTTCCAGCTACAGACACAGAGGTAGGTTTTACCTGCTGA